The Apium graveolens cultivar Ventura unplaced genomic scaffold, ASM990537v1 ctg6993, whole genome shotgun sequence genome includes a region encoding these proteins:
- the LOC141703694 gene encoding protein FAR1-RELATED SEQUENCE 5-like yields MVTSDKVNFMQRSRNIDPFTRSLIELFNKSGIETPKVMNLLSETCGGIEKIGFSAQDVRNVIRDIRRRVFDSGDAECGLVLLRDLQKQSDGNFFYRVDVDEENRVRGLVWVDPRSLNAYKNFGDVVTFDSTYRTNRYDMPFIPITGVNHHYQNILFGFALIRDEKETTYRWVLKTWLEAVDNKPPITIITDQDIALSNAISEVMPNTNHTYCTWHISSKFPEKLSTLYTQYSEFKTDFNACIYKSLSPTEFEGRWEDLKEKYDLENHNWLNDMYAIRRQWVFAFTKQHFAAGMTTTSRSESMNSFFDEYVKASTGLKEFIENSQKALDSQYLREVQADFDTEYKERRLFSNSSMEIHASKIYTKEMFKRFQKELQKSQSFVVKSMKGCGDYLSKMYLVEKSTLPEINRRNFFLKVSIDGSYSCTCKKFEHSG; encoded by the coding sequence ATGGTTACATCGGATAAGGTAAATTTCATGCAAAGATCACGCAACATAGATCCGTTTACCCGATCTTTGATTGAGTTATTCAACAAATCGGGTATCGAGACCCCGAAAGTGATGAATTTACTTAGTGAGACGTGTGGTGGTATTGAAAAAATTGGTTTTTCCGCTCAAGACGTACGAAATGTAATACGTGACATTCGAAGACGGGTTTTTGATTCCGGTGATGCGGAGTGTGGATTGGTTTTGTTACGAGACTTGCAAAAACAAAGTGATGGCAATTTTTTCTACCGAGTGGATGTGGATGAGGAGAATCGGGTTAGGGGTTTGGTGTGGGTTGATCCTCGTTCGCTTAACGCGTACAAGAATTttggagatgtggtgactttcgACTCGACATATCGGACTAATAGGTATGACATGCCTTTTATTCCAATTACGGGAGTGAATCACCACTACCAAAATATTTTGTTTGGATTTGCACTTATAAGGGACGAGAAAGAGACTACTTATAGATGGGTTTTGAAGACTTGGTTGGAAGCGGTCGATAACAAGCCACCTATTACCATTATTACGGATCAAGACATCGCTTTAAGTAATGCCATTTCTGAGGTTATGCCTAACACCAACCATACATATTGTACGTGGCATATTAGTAGCAAGTTTCCCGAGAAACTATCTACTTTGTATACTCAATACTCGGAGTTCAAGACGGATTTTAATGCATGTATCTACAAGTCATTGTCACCAACGGAATTTGAAGGTAGGTGGGAGGACTTGAAagagaaatatgatcttgaaaatCACAATTGGCTAAATGATATGTATGCAATTAGACGGCAATGGGTTTTTGCTTTCACGAAACAACATTTTGCCGCCGGTATGACTACCACCTCAAGGAGCGAGTCTATGAATTCATTTTTTGATGAGTATGTGAAAGCGTCGACCGGTTtgaaagaattcattgagaattCACAAAAAGCTTTGGACTCACAATATTTACGGGAGGTTCAAGCCGATTTTGACACCGAGTACAAGGAAAGGAGACTATTCTCTAACTCGTCAATGGAGATACATGCCTCCAAGATATACACAAAAGAGATGTTTAAGCGATTTCAAAAAGAGCTTCAAAAAAGTCAATCTTTTGTTGTGAAAAGCATGAAAGGTTGTGGAGATTATCTTTCAAAGATGTATTTGGTAGAAAAGTCCACCTTGCCGGAGATTAATAGAAGGAATTTTTTCTTGAAGGTTTCCATCGACGGGAGTTATTCTTGTACATGTAAAAAATTTGAACATTCCGGATGA